In one window of Leptospira sp. GIMC2001 DNA:
- a CDS encoding adenylate/guanylate cyclase domain-containing protein, which produces MIDTIKKYFDVFLNLGVAKGDDNETMRKKRLYIPMATAGVLIGLLIFFVESYFDFYPQAYQPFVLSISFLIILVYFILSKNLDNVSILFADIVGFTKISETLTPENLVEILNRIFIEFDSITERNGLEKIKTIGDAYMAAAGIPEIHSEHAIACVKSALEMNQFIKNDPFLQKIQLELRIGIHSGSECQRQGIG; this is translated from the coding sequence ATGATTGATACTATTAAAAAATATTTCGATGTATTCTTAAATCTAGGTGTAGCAAAAGGGGATGACAATGAAACTATGAGGAAAAAAAGATTGTATATCCCGATGGCAACTGCGGGAGTCTTAATTGGTCTTTTGATTTTTTTTGTTGAATCGTATTTCGATTTTTATCCACAAGCCTATCAACCTTTCGTCTTAAGTATTTCTTTTCTAATCATATTGGTCTATTTTATTTTGTCTAAAAATTTAGACAATGTCTCAATTTTGTTTGCTGATATTGTAGGCTTTACAAAAATTTCCGAAACACTTACGCCAGAGAATTTGGTAGAAATTTTGAATAGAATTTTTATAGAATTTGATTCTATAACGGAAAGAAACGGTTTAGAAAAGATAAAAACAATTGGTGACGCCTATATGGCAGCTGCAGGTATACCTGAAATTCATTCAGAGCATGCAATTGCCTGTGTGAAATCTGCGTTAGAAATGAACCAATTCATCAAGAATGATCCATTTTTGCAGAAGATTCAGTTGGAATTACGAATAGGAATTCATTCTGGTAGTGAATGTCAAAGGCAAGGGATTGGTTGA
- a CDS encoding DUF5683 domain-containing protein, with translation MKIFIFIFLIFIICNRVFSDENLDSENLAMDEQKTSLESDSNSENKNDSSLESQNTEIEKKSELDLLKENTIKVADPKKEAANESEIAKEILESLKIQNNELLKMNEKIDSLGKKVEDQNSKIQALEAFHKPKEKKEELDSNFRWDVILRSALFPGYGQIYSDRNWMGGLYSSLFVASLINYNQKWNAFRSADKEYKNYNVEFIATTTGRSAYLLTPQIYEKGDRYQEAARASNQAAYIVLGVYLINLLDAFFIGGNSLAASSSLNEFKSQEGFEFTTRNQAMMLGKNGLVENNTIYQLEYSWRF, from the coding sequence TTGAAAATTTTCATTTTTATTTTTTTGATTTTTATTATCTGTAATCGGGTTTTTTCTGATGAGAACTTGGATTCCGAGAATTTAGCAATGGATGAGCAAAAAACCAGTCTTGAATCAGATTCAAACTCTGAGAATAAAAATGATTCGAGTTTAGAATCCCAAAATACTGAAATTGAAAAAAAATCAGAATTAGATTTGCTAAAAGAGAATACAATCAAAGTTGCTGATCCCAAAAAGGAAGCTGCAAACGAGTCAGAAATCGCGAAGGAAATTTTGGAGAGTCTGAAGATTCAAAATAATGAATTGCTGAAAATGAACGAAAAAATTGATTCATTGGGCAAAAAGGTTGAAGATCAAAATTCTAAGATTCAAGCATTGGAAGCTTTCCATAAACCTAAGGAAAAAAAAGAAGAATTGGATTCGAATTTTAGATGGGATGTAATCCTGAGATCAGCGCTTTTCCCAGGTTACGGTCAGATCTATTCGGATAGAAATTGGATGGGTGGTTTGTATTCATCTTTATTTGTTGCTTCCTTAATAAATTATAATCAGAAATGGAATGCTTTTCGTAGCGCCGACAAGGAATATAAGAATTATAATGTAGAATTTATCGCAACAACCACCGGCCGAAGTGCTTATTTACTCACTCCACAAATATATGAGAAAGGTGATCGTTATCAAGAAGCAGCCAGGGCTTCCAATCAAGCAGCCTATATAGTATTAGGTGTATATTTGATAAATCTTTTGGATGCTTTTTTTATTGGAGGGAATTCATTAGCAGCTAGTTCATCACTCAACGAATTCAAATCACAAGAAGGTTTTGAATTTACGACCCGAAATCAAGCGATGATGCTTGGGAAGAATGGATTAGTAGAAAATAATACTATATATCAATTAGAATATAGTTGGAGATTTTAG
- a CDS encoding sensor histidine kinase — protein sequence MQIKDRIQDIVFSNCVKKNINQESLEYWSDYLFAKCIFALIPLSIIAMVPAIIVCLQKELYFILIFDIFCFMILLLVGFLPGVTVQIRKYIFIFLFYCLAFVFLIELGNYGPGLVFLLASTIFILIFFPGKNTKLPFILTLIFSFIYGICLQLKIFPVHQSMEVPVMEWVAISSNVLFLSALFSMLLPFLFSKIELTVQEQIRLQDSLIHKNHQLKISIEDVKKKNVELEEFAFIASHDMQEPLRMISSFLEQLKRKYEDKLDDKAQQYIFYAIDGSKRMRQILLDLLEYSRAGKFIDPIRQVNLNDILNEFCILRRKIILEKSAIIEYDNLPSILGYAVPITQTLHCFLDNAIKYSHEDTPPFIQIRILDKNSEWELSIEDNGIGIEEEYFDKIFILFQRLHNRESYGGTGIGLSIVKKNIESWGGRVWLESIVNQGSKFYFTIPKL from the coding sequence ATGCAAATCAAAGATAGAATTCAGGATATAGTATTTAGCAATTGCGTTAAGAAGAATATAAATCAAGAATCTCTTGAATATTGGAGCGATTATCTATTTGCTAAATGCATTTTTGCATTAATTCCTTTGAGCATTATAGCTATGGTTCCCGCAATCATTGTATGCCTTCAAAAAGAATTATACTTTATTTTAATTTTTGATATTTTTTGTTTTATGATTTTGTTATTGGTAGGTTTTCTACCGGGAGTAACAGTTCAGATTAGAAAATATATATTTATATTTCTATTTTATTGTTTGGCATTTGTATTTTTAATAGAATTGGGAAATTATGGACCTGGATTGGTTTTTTTACTCGCATCTACGATTTTTATTTTAATTTTTTTTCCAGGTAAAAATACGAAACTTCCATTTATTCTAACACTCATTTTTAGTTTTATCTACGGTATCTGTCTTCAATTAAAGATATTTCCAGTTCATCAATCTATGGAAGTCCCTGTAATGGAATGGGTTGCGATTTCTTCCAATGTGCTATTTCTTTCTGCATTATTTTCGATGTTGCTGCCTTTTCTTTTTTCAAAAATAGAGCTCACGGTTCAGGAACAGATTCGTCTTCAAGATAGTTTGATTCATAAAAATCATCAATTGAAAATATCCATTGAAGATGTTAAAAAAAAGAACGTCGAACTAGAAGAATTTGCCTTTATAGCTTCACATGATATGCAAGAACCTCTGCGTATGATTTCAAGTTTCCTAGAACAGTTGAAGCGCAAATATGAAGATAAACTAGATGATAAAGCTCAACAATATATTTTTTATGCTATAGATGGCTCCAAACGAATGCGGCAGATTCTATTAGATCTTCTTGAATACTCGCGAGCAGGTAAATTTATAGATCCAATTCGACAAGTGAATCTAAATGATATATTGAATGAATTTTGTATTTTAAGAAGAAAAATAATTTTGGAAAAATCTGCAATAATAGAATATGATAATTTACCAAGTATTTTAGGTTATGCAGTTCCTATAACTCAGACTCTTCATTGCTTTTTAGACAATGCTATCAAATATTCTCATGAGGATACTCCACCATTCATTCAAATTAGAATTCTGGATAAAAATTCGGAATGGGAATTATCTATTGAGGATAATGGGATCGGAATTGAGGAAGAGTATTTCGATAAAATATTCATTTTATTTCAGAGGTTGCACAATCGAGAGAGTTACGGAGGAACAGGAATTGGATTGTCTATCGTTAAAAAAAATATTGAATCTTGGGGAGGTAGAGTTTGGCTTGAGTCGATTGTGAATCAAGGCAGCAAATTTTATTTTACAATTCCAAAATTATAA
- a CDS encoding TetR/AcrR family transcriptional regulator, with translation MVAHKQKKINRKPLNKSRILSASILIADRDGIDALSMRNVASLLGVKAMSLYKHIANKDELLDGLIDIVISEIELPDSGLSCNEFMKKRAISARKVFLKHSWAPAVLESRLQFSSIRLNYANEIIGKLRESGYTISKAAHIFMVLDSYIYGFIIQEKNWNLEAKNEMKDFVTEEMQLEMQKYPYIIEMMSLIHGKKNKGKKKMMDLDSEFESGLDAILDAYERMK, from the coding sequence ATGGTTGCTCATAAACAAAAAAAAATAAACCGAAAACCATTGAATAAAAGTCGGATACTATCAGCTTCCATTTTAATCGCCGATCGAGATGGAATTGATGCCCTTTCCATGCGAAATGTAGCGAGCCTACTTGGAGTCAAAGCAATGTCTCTTTATAAGCATATTGCGAATAAAGATGAATTGCTTGATGGATTGATCGATATAGTGATATCAGAGATTGAATTGCCCGACTCCGGCTTGAGCTGTAACGAATTCATGAAAAAAAGAGCAATCTCTGCTAGAAAAGTTTTTTTAAAACATAGTTGGGCGCCTGCAGTTCTGGAATCGCGTCTACAATTTAGCAGTATTCGATTAAACTATGCAAATGAGATTATAGGAAAATTAAGGGAAAGTGGTTATACGATTAGTAAAGCCGCACATATATTTATGGTCTTAGATAGTTATATCTATGGTTTTATAATCCAAGAAAAGAATTGGAACCTAGAAGCTAAAAATGAAATGAAGGATTTTGTAACGGAAGAGATGCAATTGGAGATGCAAAAATATCCCTATATCATTGAAATGATGTCGCTTATTCATGGAAAAAAAAATAAAGGGAAAAAGAAAATGATGGATTTAGATTCTGAATTTGAATCAGGGCTTGATGCAATATTAGATGCTTATGAAAGAATGAAGTGA
- a CDS encoding lysophospholipid acyltransferase family protein, protein MLPANPIKRTLYRAITSLISSFAAILLSIYQSTLEFIIEGEDHLRILRTLRKNHIVAIWHTFVDGAVFCLHHRNLCIYSDHPRTKEYEQSVTHFVREIGLKTLRALGFDVLDASLGKQSAGIMNFIKKIQTGTPALIAPDGPSGPIYEAKPGVIYMAAKANSCIVPIGVGFSRRIVSSNWDDLSFPLPFSRVAFVVGEPIIPTSDLSEDSLAKQAKELEDTLDRLCFRANEILYGKKI, encoded by the coding sequence ATGTTACCTGCAAATCCGATTAAAAGAACTTTGTATAGAGCGATCACAAGCTTAATCTCATCGTTTGCTGCAATTTTATTAAGTATCTATCAATCTACTTTGGAGTTTATCATAGAAGGTGAAGATCATCTTCGGATCTTACGGACATTACGAAAAAATCATATCGTTGCAATTTGGCATACCTTCGTAGATGGTGCTGTATTTTGTCTCCATCATAGAAATCTCTGTATCTATTCGGACCATCCTAGAACCAAAGAGTATGAACAAAGTGTCACACATTTTGTTCGTGAAATTGGACTCAAGACTCTACGCGCATTAGGTTTCGATGTCTTAGATGCATCACTTGGCAAACAATCTGCGGGAATCATGAACTTTATAAAAAAGATACAGACGGGAACTCCTGCACTCATAGCTCCAGACGGACCGAGCGGGCCAATTTATGAAGCTAAACCCGGTGTTATTTATATGGCAGCAAAAGCTAACAGCTGCATCGTTCCTATTGGTGTAGGTTTCTCAAGAAGGATTGTAAGTTCGAATTGGGATGATTTGAGTTTTCCTCTTCCGTTTTCTAGAGTAGCCTTTGTTGTTGGAGAACCAATAATTCCAACAAGTGATCTGTCCGAAGATTCACTTGCAAAACAGGCAAAAGAACTCGAAGACACCCTAGATCGATTGTGCTTTAGAGCAAACGAAATTCTTTATGGCAAAAAAATCTAA
- a CDS encoding serine hydrolase domain-containing protein, with protein sequence MKVQSAFEKNFQDHDEIGAAITVYHKGTKVVDLWAGYKDKNTFSLWEEDTIVPVFSVTKGLTSLCFLILATQKKINYDEKVALYWPEFASKGKENITIRELLEHRAGLHVLDCNLLIEDFWNNPDKVYNALISQKPKWIQTDRQAYGAQVWGAYAAELFKQITGETAGNFFNREISKKLKLNVFLGLPSVYQSRVATVYPVSSIDRIRSLIPHFFNRNDSEGRTVRAILTGDTNTTRAYLNPWIGFRGLHAFNDPDLQTSELLWANGMADARSLAYLYNIFVTNGKNLKIKIATKKILDELTSPRVLKYDEVIHKNLAWSLGFMKEETGVFSPNPESFGHPGMGGSLGFVDTKAKISIGYVCNKMDYRNRPLKTLALCKAVYESI encoded by the coding sequence ATGAAAGTTCAATCTGCTTTTGAAAAGAATTTTCAAGATCACGATGAAATCGGGGCTGCAATTACAGTGTATCATAAAGGCACTAAAGTAGTTGATCTTTGGGCTGGATATAAAGATAAAAATACTTTTTCTCTATGGGAAGAAGATACGATAGTTCCCGTTTTCTCTGTGACTAAAGGTTTGACTTCGCTTTGTTTCTTAATCCTTGCTACCCAAAAGAAAATCAACTATGACGAAAAGGTCGCTTTATATTGGCCTGAGTTTGCAAGCAAAGGTAAGGAAAATATTACGATAAGAGAATTGCTCGAACATCGAGCTGGTCTTCATGTATTAGATTGCAATTTGTTAATAGAAGATTTTTGGAATAATCCGGACAAAGTGTACAACGCCTTGATCAGTCAGAAACCCAAATGGATTCAAACAGATAGACAAGCTTATGGTGCACAGGTTTGGGGGGCATATGCAGCTGAATTATTTAAGCAGATAACAGGAGAGACTGCTGGTAATTTCTTCAATCGTGAAATATCAAAGAAATTGAAATTGAATGTATTTTTGGGTCTACCGTCGGTATATCAAAGTAGAGTTGCGACTGTTTATCCAGTTTCATCGATAGATCGAATCAGGTCCTTGATTCCGCATTTTTTCAATAGAAATGATTCTGAAGGACGAACTGTACGGGCAATATTAACGGGAGATACGAATACTACCCGAGCCTATCTGAATCCTTGGATTGGATTTAGAGGACTTCATGCATTCAACGATCCGGATTTGCAAACGTCTGAATTATTATGGGCGAATGGAATGGCGGATGCAAGAAGTCTCGCTTACTTATACAATATTTTTGTTACGAATGGTAAGAATTTGAAAATCAAGATTGCAACTAAGAAGATACTGGATGAGCTAACATCTCCAAGAGTTTTGAAGTATGATGAAGTGATTCATAAAAATTTAGCCTGGAGCTTAGGTTTCATGAAAGAAGAAACGGGTGTGTTTTCGCCTAATCCAGAATCCTTCGGTCATCCAGGAATGGGGGGTAGTTTAGGATTTGTGGATACAAAAGCTAAAATTTCCATTGGATATGTTTGCAATAAAATGGACTATCGTAATCGTCCCCTTAAAACATTGGCTCTTTGTAAAGCGGTTTATGAATCCATATGA
- a CDS encoding TIGR04452 family lipoprotein, protein MNVKVKIWMLILLVGFAVNCNLPGFGDLNSNGIYGEDAREEILEAGANADLIYLSASGALSGTGGGTVFFFQLISGELLNATINIDDSKYYTVESVEDCKTQLYLFSLTLDNFLTAALTCDLQEVGLIDL, encoded by the coding sequence ATGAACGTAAAAGTAAAGATTTGGATGTTGATATTGTTAGTTGGATTTGCTGTAAATTGCAATTTGCCAGGATTTGGTGATCTAAATTCAAATGGTATTTATGGAGAGGATGCTCGTGAAGAAATTTTAGAAGCAGGAGCTAATGCTGATTTGATTTATCTTAGCGCTTCTGGAGCATTAAGCGGAACAGGTGGTGGAACAGTTTTCTTCTTCCAACTGATCAGTGGTGAATTATTGAATGCTACGATTAATATCGATGATTCGAAATACTACACAGTGGAAAGTGTTGAAGATTGCAAGACTCAATTGTATCTTTTTAGCTTAACACTAGATAATTTTTTGACAGCTGCCTTAACTTGTGATCTACAGGAAGTCGGTTTGATTGATCTTTAA
- a CDS encoding YhjD/YihY/BrkB family envelope integrity protein, which yields MKEKLMKLWTNIWEKDPNNSKKSLGKSIIRLFFSATDRFTKDEDLIRAASISYAIIVSFIPTLIVGLLIAANFINIKDYEELAKEYIRKNGIPMDVSTYFNVIYELLNNTAALTGIGFLFVLFSTTSVLRNLEDAMNKIWHVKKKRPFIQKVAEFVMVVVFGPLLLAIGLSTGQSLLSEFSAPTLLNLRMDSEKEFIVGEKHVYLKKDKNNNWVYSNILDKIDYDFQKPPIVFDIDQNTVLNENQLQNILHKITKASKQDLRTSSFTDMSIVDKNLYIITDNGTMIYSRDNGKFWMARKFQRKQLNLVLKASFKRIKMFNDKDGVIIGKNGLILQTSDAGENWSPRLMKDLKEDLNDIAEIKPGEYLVVGENFTSLITKDFGKTWKLYEPLTKINTFEKESLNDIDIIGDSIFICGDAGAILTSKDLGRTWFKKNIGFKKIDFFGIHFKDEKNGIMVGDTGNIRYTFDGGVIWKKAVSPTKQDLFSVKYLEKEDRFLVLGENYHLLANTPTDLADFSIMMKSPFWRIGVTALGKFILPFFVLWLIFFFVYRIMPYTFVKFKAAMVGAFCTSLALVIFIIGFQFYVSFFSEGKFAIYGTLAAIPLTLLLIYVSTIIILYGCEVAYLVQHPDLMYLAYNKRSTEELEKRQIWYGIQIIHLIYQNFHDGNSPLQDKDIMEKCRLEENEYQRIMEIYQNNEIIIQSEDGLWAPAISTDNLNLDKIVNLLCPDGYDILDYDSSNKLAKNMKEIFDLYKATKKDIFEKRNLSEFITKKSE from the coding sequence ATGAAAGAAAAATTAATGAAGCTATGGACGAACATTTGGGAGAAAGATCCAAATAATTCCAAAAAATCCTTAGGAAAAAGTATTATTAGACTTTTTTTTTCAGCTACTGATCGTTTCACAAAAGATGAAGATCTCATTCGTGCAGCATCTATAAGCTATGCAATTATTGTAAGTTTTATTCCAACCTTAATCGTTGGACTATTAATCGCTGCAAATTTTATAAATATAAAAGATTATGAAGAGCTAGCCAAAGAATACATAAGAAAGAATGGCATCCCTATGGATGTTAGCACATATTTTAATGTAATATATGAATTATTGAATAATACTGCAGCTCTTACCGGTATTGGTTTTCTTTTTGTTTTATTCTCTACCACATCAGTTCTTAGAAATCTAGAAGATGCCATGAATAAAATCTGGCATGTAAAAAAGAAAAGACCATTTATTCAAAAAGTAGCAGAATTCGTAATGGTTGTAGTTTTTGGACCCTTGCTTTTGGCGATCGGATTGTCTACAGGTCAATCTCTGCTTAGTGAATTTTCTGCGCCTACTCTATTAAATCTAAGAATGGATTCTGAAAAAGAATTTATTGTTGGTGAGAAACATGTTTATCTCAAAAAAGATAAAAACAACAATTGGGTATATTCGAATATTCTGGATAAAATAGATTATGACTTTCAAAAACCACCCATCGTTTTTGATATAGACCAAAATACTGTTTTGAATGAGAACCAACTTCAGAACATTCTTCACAAAATTACGAAAGCATCTAAGCAAGATCTACGTACTAGTTCATTTACCGACATGTCGATCGTTGATAAAAATCTATATATCATCACAGATAACGGAACAATGATCTATTCTCGTGACAATGGAAAATTCTGGATGGCGAGAAAGTTCCAACGAAAGCAATTGAATTTGGTGCTAAAAGCTAGTTTTAAAAGAATCAAAATGTTCAATGATAAAGATGGAGTGATTATTGGGAAAAATGGATTAATTCTTCAGACTAGTGATGCTGGAGAAAATTGGAGTCCTAGACTCATGAAAGATCTCAAAGAAGATTTAAACGATATTGCTGAAATCAAACCAGGTGAATATTTAGTGGTAGGAGAAAACTTCACATCACTTATAACTAAAGACTTCGGCAAAACCTGGAAACTATACGAACCTCTAACAAAAATAAACACATTCGAAAAAGAAAGTTTGAATGATATCGACATCATTGGAGATTCGATTTTTATTTGTGGAGATGCCGGTGCAATTCTCACATCTAAAGATCTGGGACGAACTTGGTTTAAGAAAAATATTGGATTCAAAAAAATTGATTTCTTTGGTATTCATTTCAAGGACGAAAAAAATGGAATCATGGTGGGAGATACAGGTAATATACGTTATACTTTTGATGGTGGAGTTATCTGGAAAAAGGCTGTCTCACCAACCAAACAAGATTTATTCTCTGTTAAATATCTAGAAAAAGAAGATAGATTCTTAGTGTTGGGGGAAAACTATCACCTACTTGCAAATACTCCGACAGATCTTGCAGATTTTTCCATAATGATGAAATCACCCTTTTGGCGAATAGGTGTAACTGCACTCGGGAAATTCATCTTACCATTTTTTGTTTTATGGTTAATTTTCTTTTTTGTTTATAGAATTATGCCTTATACTTTTGTAAAATTCAAAGCTGCAATGGTGGGTGCATTTTGTACATCACTTGCTCTTGTAATATTTATCATTGGATTTCAATTCTATGTTTCATTTTTCTCAGAAGGAAAATTTGCGATTTATGGAACTCTTGCTGCAATTCCTCTAACTCTGCTTTTAATATACGTTTCAACAATTATCATTCTATACGGATGCGAAGTCGCATATCTTGTGCAGCATCCGGATCTAATGTATCTTGCTTATAATAAGCGATCCACAGAAGAACTAGAAAAACGTCAAATCTGGTATGGAATTCAAATCATCCATCTTATCTATCAAAATTTTCATGATGGCAATTCTCCGCTTCAGGACAAAGATATCATGGAAAAATGCAGATTGGAAGAAAATGAATACCAACGCATAATGGAAATTTATCAGAACAATGAAATCATCATACAATCAGAAGACGGATTATGGGCTCCTGCCATTTCAACTGATAACTTAAACCTAGACAAAATAGTAAATCTTCTCTGTCCTGACGGCTATGATATCTTGGACTATGATTCATCCAACAAGTTAGCCAAGAACATGAAAGAAATTTTTGATTTGTATAAAGCGACAAAAAAGGATATTTTTGAAAAAAGAAATCTATCTGAATTTATTACAAAAAAATCTGAATAA
- a CDS encoding SPOR domain-containing protein, which translates to MTQSNSNKELKAEQVVSSEANSIETEKNQESKESSVSQDTTQEPIQLANRGNSPDPMVASEMNPEKAEVIDLQKNIPAENVERQEILHKNSRTVVPHSKTSKIVSSKTDTKSGKYTIQLAAFSQKSMADNYKVKVAADNKKLGQKAFVTKKKNLYLVRIGQSSNMDELKNLISKLNVSSAIKKQAIVVLNI; encoded by the coding sequence ATGACTCAATCTAATTCCAACAAAGAATTGAAAGCCGAACAAGTTGTATCTTCTGAAGCGAATTCAATAGAAACAGAAAAAAATCAAGAATCCAAAGAATCTTCTGTATCTCAGGACACAACTCAAGAACCTATCCAATTGGCCAATAGAGGAAATTCACCAGACCCAATGGTTGCGAGTGAGATGAATCCGGAAAAAGCTGAAGTGATTGACCTTCAAAAAAATATTCCAGCTGAAAATGTTGAGCGCCAAGAAATTCTTCACAAAAATTCCAGAACAGTTGTCCCGCATTCCAAGACTTCTAAAATTGTGAGCTCAAAAACTGATACCAAATCTGGGAAGTATACAATTCAACTTGCAGCATTCTCACAAAAATCTATGGCAGATAATTATAAAGTTAAGGTTGCCGCAGACAATAAGAAATTGGGTCAGAAAGCCTTTGTAACTAAAAAGAAAAACCTTTATCTAGTTCGAATTGGACAATCTTCCAACATGGATGAACTGAAAAATTTGATCAGTAAATTAAATGTTTCTTCCGCTATCAAAAAGCAAGCTATCGTAGTTCTGAATATTTAA
- the coaE gene encoding dephospho-CoA kinase (Dephospho-CoA kinase (CoaE) performs the final step in coenzyme A biosynthesis.), whose protein sequence is MLGITGGVGTGKTTVSKAFEKLGAKRISSDDIARKYTSIGSPVRESIIDIFGEESFPEGSDANRSLIAKLTFNDPSRKTRLEKLLHPLIRRDFNLELNAMPDHSIVAWEVPLLFETDAHTICDASLCVYLSKEEAWKRVEGRGGMPMSDFELRWKSQMDIEKKKSLSDFVIINDNTYEGIEKAVLDIYKGLEKRVHKK, encoded by the coding sequence TTGCTCGGAATTACGGGTGGAGTCGGAACAGGTAAGACTACTGTATCCAAAGCATTTGAAAAACTCGGAGCCAAACGAATCAGCTCTGACGATATTGCTCGCAAATACACAAGCATCGGTTCACCAGTTCGCGAATCTATCATAGATATATTTGGAGAAGAAAGTTTTCCAGAAGGTAGTGATGCTAACCGTTCATTGATTGCAAAATTGACATTCAATGATCCATCAAGAAAAACCAGATTAGAAAAACTTCTTCACCCACTCATACGACGGGACTTCAATTTGGAACTGAATGCAATGCCAGATCATTCTATCGTTGCGTGGGAAGTTCCTTTACTATTTGAAACCGATGCACACACAATCTGCGACGCAAGCCTTTGTGTTTACCTAAGCAAAGAGGAAGCATGGAAAAGAGTAGAAGGACGCGGCGGAATGCCAATGTCAGATTTTGAATTGAGATGGAAATCTCAGATGGATATCGAGAAAAAAAAGTCTCTATCGGATTTCGTAATAATCAACGATAATACCTATGAGGGAATAGAAAAAGCTGTTCTAGACATATACAAAGGATTAGAAAAGAGAGTACACAAGAAATGA
- a CDS encoding lycopene cyclase domain-containing protein codes for MSYNFLTLSIILLIPGLVIFYFRKDLRKPIYRMSFISTPFALTERYFYPSYWEPEFLFDLIHKIGFGIEDIIFVIGLAACTSTAYPFAFNMTYTKNHQASNRSIRSLGLLRFSILGTSILIAVYFSVFFEIPIIYSTLAIMAVISIWIITIRKDLLLPAIHGLWITTTIYSSICILIDMIYPKIFVLVWHTEKFMNIFLLGIPLEEILYAGLSGLTATIFYPFLFSLKFKKL; via the coding sequence ATGAGTTACAATTTCCTCACTCTATCTATCATTTTATTAATTCCAGGATTGGTGATTTTCTATTTCCGAAAAGATCTTAGAAAACCAATTTATAGGATGTCCTTCATCTCCACTCCTTTCGCTCTAACAGAAAGATATTTCTATCCAAGTTATTGGGAACCGGAATTTCTTTTCGATCTCATTCATAAGATCGGTTTCGGAATAGAAGATATAATTTTTGTAATTGGACTCGCAGCTTGTACTTCAACTGCTTACCCTTTCGCATTCAATATGACTTATACCAAGAACCATCAGGCTAGCAATAGATCCATTCGTTCATTGGGTCTATTGAGATTTAGTATTTTGGGAACTTCAATTTTGATTGCAGTTTATTTTTCAGTCTTTTTTGAAATTCCGATAATTTACTCGACTCTTGCAATCATGGCAGTAATAAGCATTTGGATCATTACTATTCGAAAAGATCTACTGCTTCCGGCAATTCATGGTTTATGGATAACAACTACAATATATTCATCTATCTGCATACTCATCGATATGATTTATCCAAAGATTTTTGTTTTGGTATGGCATACAGAAAAATTCATGAATATTTTCCTTCTAGGAATCCCATTAGAAGAAATTCTCTATGCTGGTCTTTCTGGATTGACAGCTACGATTTTTTATCCGTTTTTGTTTTCACTAAAATTCAAAAAACTTTAG